From Myotis daubentonii chromosome 15, mMyoDau2.1, whole genome shotgun sequence, one genomic window encodes:
- the LOC132216085 gene encoding zinc finger protein 883-like, which translates to MAAPELSCRSEVGVTFEDIALYFSREEWSLLDEGQRQLYLNVMLENFELLSSLGCCCGAENVEAPTEQNVSVTLSQTRNPKLALSSQKSHSESCRLVLGNIFKLTELQGTQYGQTLLGNGAGAKKLFFKEFHQQHVRKKTLIRDVDRTSLTNGCNLDVSQNHFTWGKLGQGILTGSGHVHQETTQTRERPNDILKCGVTFQRKKDYYIRKECEEDIGCNDTFIQDKGVHAGSGCFVSCEYGKYFTKCSSFHYQRLHTGERSYECSKCGKSFNSSNQLHYHQTVHTGEKPYKCTECGKSFTTSSNLRCHQRVHNGEKPYQCSACGKAFTTMQSLCHHQRLHTGERPYECSECGKSFTIGSNLHCHQRVHTGEKPYKCSECGKAFTRMQNLCRHQRLHTGERPYECSECGKSFTTSTAFCCHQRIHTGESRYQCSECGKSFTTSSNLRCHQRVHTGEKPYKCSECGKAFTNSTDFCRHQRFHTGERPYQCNECGKSFTDNSNLHCHQRVHTGEKPYKCSECEKAFTSSTKLCRHQRVHTGERPYHCSECGKSFITSTDLRCHQRVHTGERPYQCSECGKSFTSSSTLRNHQRSHTGERPYHCRECGKSFITSTQLRCHQRVHSGERSSQCSECGKSFITSTHPNCNQRIHTGERPYKCSECGKSFTRSDSLHDHQRVHSGERPYECSECSKSFTRRNGLREHQRVHTGEKPYKCRECGKSFSSRGGLHNHQKVHSG; encoded by the exons ATGGCGGCGCCCGAGCTGAGTTGCAGGTCTGAG gttggcgtgacctttgaggacattgccctgtacttctccagggaggaatggagcctccttgatgagggtcagagacagctgtacctgaatgtgatgctggagaactttgaACTTCTATCCTCCCTGG GTTGCTGCTGTGGAGCAGAGAATGTGGAGGCACCAACTGAACAGAATGTTTCTGTAACATTGTCACAGACAAGGAATCCCAAGTTAGCCTTGTCTTCCCAGAAGAGCCACAGTGAGAGTTGTAGACTAGTTTTgggaaacattttcaaattgaCTGAGCTGCAGGGAACACAATATGGACAGACACTGTTGGGGAATGGGGCAGGTGCAAAAAAGCTCTTTTTCAAAGAATTTCACCAGCAGCATGTGAGAAAGAAGACTTTGATTAGAGATGTGGACAGGACCTCACTTACAAATGGCTGCAATTTGGACGTGTCCCAGAATCATTTTACCTGGGGGAAACTTGGGCAGGGCATTCTTACTGGGTCAGGGCATGTCCACCAAGAGACTACTCAGACCAGGGAAAGGCCAAATGATATTTTGAAGTGTGGGGTgacatttcaaaggaaaaaagattatTACATCAGAAAAGAATGCGAAGAAGACATTGGCTGCAATGACACGTTTATTCAAGACAAGGGTGTCCATGCTGGAAGTGGGTGTTTTGTTAGCTGTGAgtatggaaaatattttactaaGTGTTCTAGCTTTCATTATCAGAGACTTCATACAGGAGAAAGGTCTTATGAGTGCAGtaaatgtgggaaatcttttaatAGTAGCAATCAACTTCATTATCATCAgacagttcacactggagaaaagccttataaatgcactgaatgtggaaaatcttttaccactaGCAGTAACCTTCGTTGTCATCAGAGGGTTCACAATGGTGAAAAGCCTTATCAGTGCAGTGCgtgtgggaaagcttttaccACAATGCAAAGCCTTTGTCATCAccagagacttcacactggagaaaggccttatgagtgcagtgaatgtggaaaatcttttaccatTGGCAGTAACCTTCattgtcatcagagagttcacacaggagaaaagccttataaatgcagtgaatgtgggaaagcttttacgAGGATGCAAAACCTTTGTCGTCAccagagacttcacactggagaaaggccttatgagtgcagtgagtgcgggaaatcttttaccactagCACTGCCTTTTGttgtcatcagagaattcatactggagaaagCCGTTatcagtgcagtgaatgtgggaaatcttttaccactagCAGTAACCTTCgttgtcatcagagagttcacactggagaaaagccttataaatgcagtgaatgtgggaaagcttttaccAATAGCACTGATTTTTGTCGTCATCAGAGATTTCATACTGGAGAAAGACCTTATcaatgcaatgaatgtgggaaatcttttactgATAACAGCAACCTTCATTGTCATCAGagggttcacactggagaaaagccttataaatgcagtgaatgtgagAAAGCTTTTACTAGTAGCACTAAACTTTGTCGTCATCAGAGAGtacacactggagaaaggccttatcattgcagtgaatgtgggaaatcttttatcaCAAGCACTGACCTTCgttgtcatcagagagttcacactggggaaaggCCTTatcagtgcagtgaatgtgggaaatcttttaccagtagCAGTACACTCCGTAATCATCAACGTtctcacactggagaaaggccttatcaTTGTAgggaatgtgggaaatcttttatcaCTAGCACTCAACTTCgttgtcatcagagagttcactcTGGAGAAAGGTCTTCtcagtgtagtgaatgtgggaaatcttttattaCTAGCACTCACCCTAATTGtaatcagagaattcacactggagaaaggccttataaatgcagtgaatgtgggaagtctttcaCCAGGTCAGATAGTCTTCAtgatcatcagagagttcattctggagaaaggccttatgaatGCAGTGAATGTAGTAAATCTTTTACACGTAGAAATGGCCTCCGtgaacatcagagagttcacactggagaaaagccttataaatgcagggAATGTGGTAAATCTTTTTCCAGTAGGGGCGGCCTCCATAATCATCAGAAAGTTCACTCTGGATAA